The following DNA comes from Mya arenaria isolate MELC-2E11 chromosome 11, ASM2691426v1.
NNNNNNNNNNNNNNNNNNNNNNNNNNNNNNNNNNNNNNNNNNNNNNNNNNNNNNNNNNNNNNNNNNNNNNNNNNNNNNNNNNNNNNNNNNNNNNCTGTGTTGCTGTTATTAAGCCTATTCAGAGGAAAAAATACACAAAGCCAAttcagagccaaacaaacaGACATGTAGCTCTTATTAAGCCTATCCATCGTTAGACACACCACATTTTTACAACCACGTTACTGTCCCtttataccagtatagcatttcactgtccccatataccactACAGAatgtccctgtccccatataccagtacaacAAGTCCCTGCCCCCATAAACCAGTATAGCACGTCTCTGCCCCCGTATACCAGTACAGCAAGTCAGCCGCCCATTTACCAGAATAGCACGTATCTCTCtgcatataccagtatagcatgcccctgcaccccatataccagtacagcACGTCCCTTCCCCCATATACCACTACAGAatgtccctgtccccatataccactACAGAatgtccctgtccccatataccagtacaacAAGTCCCTGCCCCCATAAACCAGTATAGCACGTCTCTGCCCCCGTATACCAGAATAGCACGCATCTCTCtgcatataccagtatagcatgcccctgcaccccatataccagtacagcACGTCCCTTCCCCCATagaccagtatagcatgtcgcTATCTCGATATACCAGTACAGCACGTCCCTGACCCCCCCCTCATGTACCTTTATAGCATGTCCCTATCTCCATATGTAAGTATGTCCCTGGGCCCTTATACCATTAAAAGCACGTCCCTGTCCCCAATATTACATTATAGCACGTCACTGTCCATATATACCACTACAGCATGTTTCTGCCaacatataccagtatagcatgacCGTGTCCCTATATACTAGTATAACATGTCCCTgcccccatataccagtacagcATGTCGCTGCCCCCGATATACCAGTACAGTAAGTCCCTGCCACCTCcctataccagtatagcatgtccctatCTCAATATACCAGTACAGCgtgtccctgtccccatatacaAGTTCAGCATATCACTGCTTCCATTATAGCCTTTCCCTGTCtccatataccagtacagcatgtccctgtccccatataccagtacagaATGTCCCTGTCCCCATACACAAGTATAGCGTGTCACTGTCCTCCATATTCCAGTATAGCCTttccctgtccccatataccagtacagcatgtccctgtccccatataccagtacagaATGTCCCTGTCCCCATACACCAGTATAGCGTGTCCCTGTCCTCCATATACCAGTAAAGCATGTCCCTGCAGCCATAtcccagtatagcatgtccctgctTCTATATAcaagtatagcatgtccctgcatCCATATAcaagtatagcatgtccctgcacCCATATCCCAGTATAGTATGTCCCTGCAtccatataccagtacagcATGTCCCTGCATCCATAtcccagtatagcatgtccctgcatccatataccagtatagcatgtccctgcatCCATATACAAGTATAGCATGTTCCTGCATCCATAtcccagtatagcatgtccctgcatccatataccagtatagcatgtccctgcacCCATATACAAGTTTAGCATGTCCCTGcacccatataccagtatagcatgtccctgcacCCATAtcccagtatagcatgtccctgcatCCATAtcccagtatagcatgtccttGCATCCATAtcccagtatagcatgtccctgcatccatataccagtatagcatgtccctgcatCCATATACAAttatagcatgtccctgcatCCATATAcaagtatagcatgtccctgcacccatataccagtatagcatgtcccagCACCCATAtcccagtatagcatgtcccagCACCCATAAACAAGTATAGCATATCCCTGTCCCCATATCCCAGTACAGCACCCATATCCCAGTATATTATGTCCCTGcacccatataccagtatagcatgtccttGTCCctatataccagtatagcatgtccttgtccccatataccagtatagcgtGTCCCTATCTCTATATACCGGTATAAAATGTCACTGTCCCCATGTACCTGCATAGCgtgtccctgtccccatataccagtaaaGCATGACCCTGTCCTAATATAACAGTATATTATGTCCCTATCCCTATATGCCAGTATAGCATGTCACTGTCCCATTATACCAAAATAGCATTTTcttgtccccatataccagtatagcatgtccctgaccccatataccagtatagcatatccatgtccccatataccagtatagtatgtcactgtccccatataccagtatagtatgtcaCTGTCCCCATAAACCTTTATAGCAtatccctgtccccatataccagtatagtatgtcactgtccccataaaccagtatagcatgtccctgtccccaataccagtatagcatgtcacTGACCCCATATCCCAGTATAGCATAtccctgaccccatataccagtatagcatgtctctgtccccatataccagtacggtatgtcactgtccccatataccagtatagcgtatccctgaccccatataccagtatagcatgcccctgaccccatataccagtatagcatgtccctgtccccatataacAGTATGGTATgtcactgtccccatataccagtatagcgtaTCCCTGTCCGCATATACCAGTACAGCATGTCCCAGCACGCATATGCCAGCTTAGCATGtccctgaccccatataccagtatagcatgcccctgaccccatataccagtatagcatgcccctgaccccatataccagtatagcatgtccctgtccccatataacAGTATGGTATgtcactgtccccatataccagtacagcATGTCCCAGCACGCATATACCAGCTTAGCATgtcactgtccccatataccagtatagcatgcccctgaccccatataccagtatagcatgcccctgaccccatataccagtatagcatgcccctgaccccatataccagtatagcatgcccctgaccccatataccagtatagcaaatccctgtccccatataacAGTATGGTATgtcactgtccccatataccagtatagcgtaCCCCTGTCcgcatataccagtatagcatgtcccagCACGCATATACCAGCTTAGCATGTCCCTGCCTGTATATACCAGTAAAGCATGTCCCTgcccccatataccagtatagcatattcctgtccccatataccagtatagtatgtcactgtccccatataccagtacaacCTGTCCCTGTCCCCAAATAGCAGTATAGTATGTCCCTGTCCCcgtataccagtatagcatgtccctgtccccgtataccagtatagcgtatccctgtccccatataccagtacaacATGTCCCTGCCCCAATTTACCAGTATAGCGtatccctgtccccatataccagtacaacATGTCCCTGCCccaatataccagtatagcgtatccctgtccccatataccagtatagtatgtcactgtctccatataccagtatagtatgtcactgtcctcatataccagtatagtatgtcactgttcccatataccagtatagtataTCCCTGTctccatataccagtatagcgtaTCCCTGTCCcaatataccagtatagtattTCCCTGTCCCTATATACCAGTACAACATGTCCCTgcccccatataccagtataacgtgtccctgtccccatataccagtatagtatgtccctgtccccatataccagtatagtgTGTCACTGttcccatataccagtatagtatgtcactgttcccatataccagtatagcatatTCCTGTCctcatataccagtatagtatgtcaCTGTTCCCATATACCAGTTAGTATGTCACTGTctccatataccagtatagtataTCCCTGTCCcaatataccagtatagtattTCCCTGtcccatataccagtacaacATGTCCCTGCCCCCATATGCCAGTAAACgtgtccctgtccccatataccagtatagtatgtcCCTGTCCcaatataccagtatagtatttccctgtccccatataccagtacaacATGTCCCTGCCCCCATATGCCAGTATAGTatgtccctgtccccatataccagtatagtattTCCCTGTCCCTATATACCAGTACAACATGTCCCTGCCCCCATATGCCAGTATAACgtgtccctgtccccatataccagtatagtatgtcCCTGTCCcaatataccagtatagtattTCCCTGTCCCTATATACCAGTACAACATGTCCCtgccccatataccagtatagtatgtccctgtccccatataccagtatagtatgtcactgtccccatataccagtatagtatgtcactgttcccatataccagtatagcatatTCCTGTCctcatataccagtatagcatgtccctgccCCCATACACCAGTACACCATGTCCCTTTTCCCATATTCCAGCATATCCCTGTCGCCATATAccagtacccccccccccctccataTGCACGTACATGTATAGGATATCCCTGTTTGCGCGCCAACAAGTAGATGGCAAAGAGTCTAATGTTCAGAACTTAAAGACTTGAAATGTATAACGATGtgatcatatatttaaatatttaaagtatatgAATTCCCCATAatctataataaaatatttcattataagaATGTTTGAGACATTGTATGCGTAATTGTGAATATTAAACTAAGTTGGATTCAAGCTGTTGAACATCTCTTTAATGTCTATTTTCTAATGAAAGAAATGATTTCTCTTTGCTAAAACAAAGGCTACGTTATCAGTACATTGTATGTTCAAAAATGGTTCGATATTGTGAATTCACAGAGCAAATTTGAATAttagtttaagtttaaaaaagaatttaaattagaaaaatatattgatactatcgacaaatattttttttgaaatgcttTATCAAGATTCAGTCCGAGTGCCCATTTCTTTGagattagtaacggtttaagccataaaacattaattttcgatcggaaatatgcaaatcttcgatctgatcttttgtcaacagtcttatatcactggtttgcagatatttacgcaataatttgccctttctaagacaaaaaaagtaaaaaaaagttgtaaaaatggtaaatctgtgatagtgcagttTTAATTTGCCAAGTTTTTAAACATGCTTTTCAATTAGATTATACTGTTATAAGCATTGCATGCTCGTGCACATTGCATTTGCTTCGCCCACACAGGTCTTAAAAGCCATGACTGGCTTATCCATCGCTTAGACAGAACCGGTATCGAAAAATATGAatgctcttgttttaaaataaatcataaaacgACGAACCGACGGACGAATGGCTCTTTATTATATATTCGTCTCGTCAATGTACATCAAATATAGTTCATAATTATGAGAACACTGCCACTCAGAATAGAGTTATAGGAGTTTTTACAGAATACTTAAAACTAAAATAGttgtatatacaatgtaaacattataaaacgactacataatacaaaaaacaattgaggtcaattgttaaaaattagaTAGAATCTTTGTTGGGAATAGTTCCTATAACAATTACAAGTATAAAATGACCGACGTGGATACAAAATCCTAATGTTTAGTAGGTGGAAGGAAGTTTTGGATTGTTTTAATTCAGTTCCAATCATTTAAATCGATAGTTGCTAATTAACCACTCTAATTAAtgagtttaaattaatttgagGCACATCTCACTTTACGACGACAATTAGTTAAAGTTGTCCACCTCATTACTCAACACACGTGTCAATTAAGGATGTCCACGTGAAGTGATAATTGCAATCACGTGTCAAATGACACAAGTTACACGTTCTATATATATACTCGGAAATTTCTCCAAACATCAAACAtaactgtttttgcatcaaTATCATAAGCTACAACGAGTTGACCCTTGAAACATTTAATCTTATTTCTATAAAATGGCTGATATGCGAAATTCCCCACGAGATGTTGCTTCGTATCTGAGAAAGGTTGGTGTTTACTTAATTCACAATAGATGTTATAGCCTCTCTTTTTCAATGACATGAATACAAACTGAACAGCACAGTTTAATTGCTATCATTATACAGCAGAATGGCATCGTATTTTCATTACCTTCAAATTAACATTAGCatattcttgaaaatgttatcATGATATTTGCTCACGTTTGTTTTAGATTAATCCAAAAAAGATAAcgattttagtatttttaaaagcaatcttaataaacatatttcaattgtaATAAGTATCATATTGTGTGCCCATTGTAGGTACGCAAGCCTCTAGTTGAGCGTCAACGCCGCGAGAGAATGAACGCGAGCATTAACCGCCTCAAGCTCCTTATCGCGGACACCATCCGAGAACAGGTACGCCTCGACATGACACAAATGCAAATGAGATTCTGTCAATTAAACATATCATCTTATGTTTAACAGCTTCTATTACAAAACCCATGTTCTTAAATGAAGCTTTCAATAGTTCAAACCTTTCAAAAGATATATAATCGGATTTTGTCAGCCAAACGACACAGTACGTatattataaaatttgaaatggaGATTAACTAAACATTGACCCAAGTGAAGTCCGTGGGGAATAGGATGTAATATagtaaaaccttaaaaaaacttcatcatagaatttttgttttttatatataacaaaataatgaggTAATTCTGGGGTTTCTAAAATTTCAAGTTTGCATCAGAAAATCTTACGCCACATGTTGTACTCTATCGTCCAGGTGTCATCTATGACGCGTGTGGACAAGGCGGACATTTTGGAGCTCACTGTTTTCCATCTGACACGTCTACAGCAGCGGCAACGGGCCGTTAGCATAGCCACCGACGCCACAGAGGACGCTTTCTCCGCAACCTCTTACCAGACCGGCTACCGGGATTGCGCACGTGAGCAAAAACAGAACAGTAGCCAGGCTGGTAAAGATCGTCTTCAAGAAGTTCATAATCGGATTCCCCAGATCGA
Coding sequences within:
- the LOC128208416 gene encoding enhancer of split mgamma protein-like; translated protein: MADMRNSPRDVASYLRKVRKPLVERQRRERMNASINRLKLLIADTIREQVSSMTRVDKADILELTVFHLTRLQQRQRAVSIATDATEDAFSATSYQTGYRDCAREQKQNSSQAGKDRLQEVHNRIPQIENRVPLTFNSQAVFMSTPRRSNEGLTGLTGQISTTSSGTLECSPILRMTECHDDVIMHNSSTSNLSFMNTDSGFASFDMTTDIQSCGSDGCFSFDRSNNAEVGQVSKENVWRPW